In Nocardia sp. XZ_19_385, the sequence CGCATCGCGGCCGTCTCGCCCGAACCGCTCGCCGAGGCCGAGTGCCCGAACGTCATCGACGCCACCGGCAAATGGGTGCTCCCCGGAATGCTCGATATCCACACCCATTACGACGTCGAGGTGCTGACAGGCCCGGCGCTGGCCGAGTCCGTGCGACATGGCATCACCACGGTCTTCCTCGGCTCGTGTTCGCTCTCGACCGTGCACGTCGGCGCCACCGACGCCGGTGACCTGTTCGGCCGCGTGGAAGCGATTCCGCGCAAACACGTCATCGAAGCGGTCAGCGCAGCCAAGACCTGGTCCAGCGCAGCCGAATACGTCCGGGCGCTCGAAGCGCTACCGCTGGGTCCCAACCTGGCCGCGTTCATCGGGCACTCCGATATCCGCGCCGCGGAGATGGGCCTGGATCGGGCCACCCGGTCCGATGTCCGGCCCACCGCAGCCGAATTGACGGCGATGGTGGCCAAGCTCGCCGCAGCGCTGGACGCCGGATTCATCGGAATGTCTTCGCAGCAACTGATGTTCGACAAGGTCGACGGCGAGCTGTGCCGGTCCCGCACACTGCCCTCGACCTACGCGACCATCCGGGAACGCCGCAGGCTCAACGCGATTCTGCGCAAGCGCGGCCGTGCATTACAGGGCGGTCCGGATGTGGCGAAACCGCAGAGCCTGGTCGCGATGGCGGCCAGCAGCCTCGGCTTCTTCCGCAAACCGCTGAAGGTGAGCCTGCTGTCCGCGGCCGACATCAAGGCCATTCCCGCGGTGGCGCAGCTCTTCCCGCTGATCGCGAAGGTGATCAACGGCCTCGGCGGCGACTTCCGGTGGCAGCACCTGCCGGTGCCGTTCGAGGTGTACTCCGACGGCATCGACCTGCCCGTATTCGAGGAATTCGGTTCCGGTGCAGCGGCATTGCACCTGTCCAACCAGCTCGACGAACGCCGCGAGTTGCTGCGCGACGAGGCCTATCGACGCCGCTTCCGCAAGGACTACGACAAGAAGTACGGCCCCCGGGTCTGGCACCGCGACTTCTTCGACGCCGAAATCGTCGAGTGCCCGGACGCCTCGGTCGTCGGAAAGACCTTCGGCCAAGTGGGTCTGGACCGCGGGGGCCTGCATCCGGTCGACGCCTTCCTCGACCTGGTGGTGGAGCACGGCGGAAAGGTGCGGTGGCACACCACGATTTCCAACCACCGCCCGGAAGTCCTGGACCGTTTCGCCGCCGACCCCGGTGTGCAACTGGGCTTCTCCGACGCCGGCGCGCACCTGCGCAATATGGCCTTCTACAACTTCGGCCTGCGCCTGCTCCGCCGGGTCCACCTGGCCGAACAGGCGGGCAAGCCGTTCCTCTCGCTGGAACGCG encodes:
- a CDS encoding amidohydrolase family protein, which produces MYDTIIKGGRWFDGTGAPSAVRHLGIRDGRIAAVSPEPLAEAECPNVIDATGKWVLPGMLDIHTHYDVEVLTGPALAESVRHGITTVFLGSCSLSTVHVGATDAGDLFGRVEAIPRKHVIEAVSAAKTWSSAAEYVRALEALPLGPNLAAFIGHSDIRAAEMGLDRATRSDVRPTAAELTAMVAKLAAALDAGFIGMSSQQLMFDKVDGELCRSRTLPSTYATIRERRRLNAILRKRGRALQGGPDVAKPQSLVAMAASSLGFFRKPLKVSLLSAADIKAIPAVAQLFPLIAKVINGLGGDFRWQHLPVPFEVYSDGIDLPVFEEFGSGAAALHLSNQLDERRELLRDEAYRRRFRKDYDKKYGPRVWHRDFFDAEIVECPDASVVGKTFGQVGLDRGGLHPVDAFLDLVVEHGGKVRWHTTISNHRPEVLDRFAADPGVQLGFSDAGAHLRNMAFYNFGLRLLRRVHLAEQAGKPFLSLERAVHRLTGELADWYGLDAGHLRPGDRADIVVLDPAHLDDAVEAYAESPIPEFDNLSRMVNRNDDTVTAVLINGEYVFGNGAAAEILGKQRTGQFLRAGA